Proteins encoded within one genomic window of Triticum aestivum cultivar Chinese Spring chromosome 2D, IWGSC CS RefSeq v2.1, whole genome shotgun sequence:
- the LOC123051387 gene encoding uncharacterized protein: MSKRQHSHLDVDRTGKRPRRVPKKHLYLVLDDWHKGFSIHRIDIDALQDTTTDLHHGFSDPAALRLAAPVKRLHMEFAAMGSDIFITTNPCCPHTPALVFDTETAGLTMGPRPTVRLIDTTTFTVAAGGMLYALTHRHVHEQHSFEAMSWAPMDKDEPWPSPTMRWSWKSVPSPPPFAMDDVITSYALHPDGHTIFMSAHDIRYHHLPKGTFSFDTRTSEWRLHGDWALPFQGQAYYDNGLDAWVGLHKDGYICSCEVASRSSTSAVEPEWKVTKEKLFHKDPERRLAFARPSLAYMGDGSFCLVESVLREGVEFKCAFGDRDGCVLHMSTFGLKYDRRGELQTTRHHTNSFVVSKHLQTVSPVVFWM, encoded by the coding sequence ATGTCTAAGCGTCAGCACTCGCACCTCGATGTCGACCGCACCGGGAAAAGGCCGCGTCGTGTGCCAAAGAAGCACCTCTACCTGGTGTTGGATGATTGGCACAAGGGTTTCAGCATCCACAGGATCGACATCGACGCCTTGCAGGACACCACCACCGACCTGCACCATGGGTTCTCTGACCCCGCTGCTCTCCGGTTAGCCGCACCGGTAAAACGTCTTCACATGGAGTTCGCCGCCATGGGCAGCGACATCTTCATCACCACCAACCCATGCTGTCCACACACTCCCGCCCTCGTGTTCGACACCGAGACGGCTGGGCTCACCATGGGCCCCCGCCCAACGGTTCGACTCATCGACACGACCACCTTCACTGTGGCTGCCGGTGGCATGCTGTACGCGTTGACGCATCGCCATGTCCACGAGCAGCACTCTTTCGAGGCCATGTCGTGGGCGCCAATGGACAAGGACGAGCCGTGGCCGAGCCCAACCATGAGGTGGTCCTGGAAAAGTGTGCCCTCGCCGCCACCATTCGCCATGGATGACGTGATCACCTCTTACGCGCTGCACCCGGACGGGCACACCATATTCATGTCTGCGCATGACATACGCTATCATCATCTTCCAAAGGGCACCTTCTCCTTCGACACCAGGACTTCCGAGTGGAGGTTGCATGGGGATTGGGCTCTACCGTTCCAAGGACAAGCCTACTACGACAACGGGCTAGACGCATGGGTCGGGCTTCATAAGGACGGGTATATCTGCTCCTGTGAAGTCGCCTCCCGCAGCAGCACAAGTGCGGTGGAGCCGGAGTGGAAGGTGACCAAGGAGAAGCTGTTCCACAAGGACCCGGAGAGGCGGCTGGCATTTGCGAGGCCCAGTCTCGCGTACATGGGCGACGGCAGCTTTTGCCTTGTGGAGTCTGTGCTACGCGAGGGAGTGGAGTTTAAGTGTGCCTTTGGTGACCGTGATGGCTGTGTGCTCCACATGAGCACGTTTGGTCTTAAGTATGATCGTAGGGGAGAACTGCAAACCACGCGCCACCACACTAACTCCTTTGTAGTGTCTAAGCATCTCCAGACAGTTTCTCCTGTAGTGTTCTGGATGTAG